One genomic window of Manihot esculenta cultivar AM560-2 chromosome 16, M.esculenta_v8, whole genome shotgun sequence includes the following:
- the LOC110602979 gene encoding ATP synthase subunit b', chloroplastic, which translates to MTNEIAFLFASTQNLPFKLSLDFSIIVSDSRKAQAPNCNPPAMAAVIMASSKPIIPLSSSLPTTTRPRLQIPQLSLPIKILPKITKTQLARLSSSTLKSLSLLAATSFTFAPPSLAEEIEKAALFDFDLTLPIMMVQFLILMVTLDKLYFSPLGKFMDERDAAIKEKLGSVKDTSTEVKQLEEQAAAVMRAARAEISAALNKMKNETQAELEEKLAAEKKKIEAELQEALGNLEKQREETIKSLDSQISALSDEIVKKVLPAQ; encoded by the coding sequence ATGACAAATGAGATAGCCTTTCTTTTCGCTTCCACACAAAATCTTCCCTTCAAGCTTTCACTCGATTTCAGTATCATCGTCTCTGATTCAAGAAAAGCTCAAGCCCCAAATTGCAATCCACCAGCCATGGCCGCCGTGATCATGGCTTCCTCCAAACCCATCATTccactctcttcttctctcccCACCACCACAAGACCCAGACTTCAAATCCCCCAACTCTCCCTCCCTATTAAAATCCTCCCTAAAATCACTAAAACCCAACTCGCACGCCTCTCCTCTTCCACCCTCAAATCCCTCTCCCTCCTTGCAGCCACCTCCTTCACCTTCGCACCGCCCTCTCTCGCCGAAGAAATAGAGAAAGCTGCTCTCTTTGACTTCGACTTGACTCTCCCAATCATGATGGTCCAGTTCTTGATCCTCATGGTAACACTCGACAAGCTCTACTTCTCTCCTCTTGGTAAATTCATGGACGAGAGAGACGCGGCGATCAAGGAGAAGCTGGGGAGCGTGAAGGACACATCAACAGAGGTGAAGCAGCTGGAGGAGCAGGCAGCGGCGGTTATGCGGGCTGCAAGGGCGGAGATATCAGCAGCGCTTAACAAAATGAAAAATGAGACGCAGGCTGAGTTGGAGGAAAAGCTGGCTgctgaaaagaagaaaatagaGGCAGAATTGCAAGAGGCATTGGGCAATTTGGAGAAGCAGAGGGAGGAAACTATCAAATCACTGGATTCCCAGATTTCTGCTCTCAGTGACGAAATTGTGAAGAAGGTCCTTCCTGCTCAATAA
- the LOC110603648 gene encoding myosin-2 heavy chain, non muscle, with translation MGFSSAILSNLPADTYPKLFRLRFNVKQNRVNFITTGKIIRPSKWIVKSVLNCSKSSINDNGATEPARILLERLFAQTKKLEEEMTSDSQLPRDVQPGFNLEILESDLLAVLDALRKKEEDLQHAEKQVLSEHNDLNFAKQELQQREKEIAVAHSKHEKLEGELREANLNLASQARQIEDIKLQLKEREEEVAAGQSALLIKQHEIEKKISELTKKSEEVAKMDSELQYKAQLLDEANEVVKKQEIEIQRLKKGLQEKEKELEVSVALRKVEEEKLKVVQTNLEKQAMEWLIAQEGLKRLANETSKRMVETNETMKDFKRVKKLLVDVRSELVSSQKSLAFSRKRMEEQDLLLKKQLLELEEERESVMSYMTSLKDAQMEVESEKGKLRAAEARNKELEQKLSLEKEIMEEIREELNKEKSSLEQMVQEMSYLQQELAAKNTEFGEMHDILQFKESELVEAKLEIQHLKSVQCSLQLLSEEKDLQLLDAKKKLEELDQEVAELKMLLSSKEDQLIQATNMLMEKEERVQMMQDELNDARLKISEAETVVERIVDLTNKLVITVKDEDYNAVRPSGSMDLELIRQPLDKTSDDFSLQKKQLEGELKLTRESLRMKEMEVLAAQRSLTIKDEELKVVLGRLDSKEKELKRIKDEMLEDANDLNKLYSLAQERIGEKSIGDWAIEKLQLEAAQLEVEAATCALQKLAGMSRELLNKANLSVEADDNVDMFTQSSSDSKISIFENNECLKEVKTGVARLSALTEQLVKEAGVVVGEA, from the exons ATGGGGTTTTCTTCTGCTATTCTTTCCAATCTTCCAGCGGACACCTACCCGAAg TTGTTCCGGCTGAGGTTCAATGTGAAGCAGAATAGAGTGAATTTTATAACAACTGGAAAAATAATAAGACCTTCAAAGTGGATTGTCAAATCAGTCTTAAATTGCAGCAAGTCGAGCATTAATGACAATGGGGCAACTGAACCTGCAAGGATTCTTCTTGAGAGATTGTTTGCACAGACAAAGAAACTTGAAGAAGAAATGACCAGTGACTCTCAGCTTCCCAGGGATGTTCAACCAGGGTTTAACCTCGAAATCCTTGAGTCTGATCTTCTGGCTGTTTTGGATGCCTTgaggaagaaggaagaagatctTCAACATGCAGAGAAACAGGTTTTGTCAGAGCACAATGATTTAAACTTTGCAAAGCAGGAGTTGCAGCAACGTGAAAAAGAAATTGCTGTTGCACATTCCAAGCATGAAAAACTAGAAGGGGAGCTGAGAGAGGCCAATCTCAACCTAGCTTCTCAAGCCAGGCAGATTGAAGATATAAAGCTTCAACTTAAGGAGAGGGAGGAGGAGGTGGCTGCTGGACAATCTGCACTACTTATAAAGCAACatgaaattgaaaaaaagaTAAGTGAATTGACAAAGAAGAGCGAGGAGGTTGCTAAAATGGACTCTGAACTGCAATACAAGGCTCAACTCTTGGATGAGGCCAATGAAGTTGTAAAGAAACAAGAAATTGAGATTCAAAGACTCAAAAAAGGTCtccaagagaaagaaaaagaattggAAGTTTCTGTGGCTCTTAGAAAAGTTGAAGAGGAGAAGTTAAAAGTTGTACAGACCAATTTGGAGAAGCAGGCAATGGAATGGTTAATAGCACAAGAGGGTCTGAAGAGGTTGGCAAATGAAACATCTAAACGTATGGTAGAAACTAATGAAACTATGAAGGATTTCAAAAGGGTgaaaaagcttctagttgatgTGAGAAGTGAGCTGGTTTCTTCGCAGAAATCTCTGGCATTCTCTAGAAAGCGAATGGAAGAACAGGACCTGCTATTAAAAAAGCAGCTATTGGAACTTGAAGAAGAGAGGGAGAGTGTAATGTCTTACATGACTAGTTTAAAAGATGCCCAAATGGAAGTTGAGAGTGAGAAAGGAAAACTTAGGGCTGCAGAGGCTCGAAACAAGGAGCTTGAACAAAAGTTATCCTTGGAGAAGGAGATCATGGAAGAGATACGTGAGGAGTTGAATAAAGAGAAATCTTCTTTGGAGCAGATGGTGCAGGAGATGTCTTATTTGCAGCAGGAACTAGCGGCAAAAAATACTGAATTTGGTGAAATGCATGATATTCTTCAGTTTAAAGAGTCAGAATTGGTGGAGGCTAAGCTAGAAATTCAGCATTTGAAATCTGTGCAGTGTTCTCTTCAGCTTCTCTCTGAGGAGAAAGATTTGCAACTCTTGGATGCAAAGAAGAAGTTGGAGGAATTAGACCAGGAGGTTGCTGAGCTAAAGATGCTCCTGAGCAGTAAAGAAGACCAACTAATTCAAGCCACAAATATGCTGATGGAGAAAGAGGAGCGTGTTCAGATGATGCAAGATGAGCTGAATGATGCAAGGCTGAAAATATCTGAAGCTGAAACTGTAGTGGAACGCATTGTAGATCTCACAAACAAACTGGTTATCACTGTTAAGGATGAAGATTATAATGCAGTTAGGCCATCTGGGAGCATGGACTTGGAACTAATTCGACAGCCATTGGACAAGACAAGTGATGATTTTAGTTTGCAGAAGAAACAGCTTGAAGGTGAGCTCAAGCTGACCAGAGAGAGCTTAAGAATGAAAGAAATGGAAGTCTTAGCTGCACAGAGGTCTCTGACAATCAAAGATGAGGAGCTTAAAGTCGTTTTGGGGAGATTAGATTCCAAGGAAAAGGAACTAAAAAGAATCAAGGATGAAATGCTTGAAGATGCTAATGATCTGAATAAGCTCTATTCTTTGGCACAAGAGAGAATTGGTGAGAAAAGTATTGGGGACTGGGCTATCGAGAAGCTTCAACTAGAGGCAGCTCAACTGGAAGTAGAAGCTGCAACCTGTGCTCTACAAAAGCTTGCTGGGATGAGTCGAGAACTTCTGAATAAAGCTAATCTAAGCGTTGAGGCTGATGACAATGTTGATATGTTCACACAAAGTAGCTCTGATTCTAAGATAAGCATTTTTGAGAACAATGAATGTTTGAAGGAGGTTAAAACAGGAGTTGCTCGATTATCAGCTTTGACTGAGCAGCTGGTGAAAGAAGCTGGTGTTGTTGTTGGTGAAGCCTAA